The following DNA comes from Bacillota bacterium.
AGAGATACATGTCATCTTCTTTATCCCATGGTTTGCGGTGATTTTCGTGGTAGTCGGGATGGTATTTCATCCTGCCCCAGCGGTCATATTGGACGTTAGATTCCATTACCAAAAGCCTCCTTGCCCAATCGCTAGCCTGCTAAGCTTTATCCATTCCTTGACTAGGTGAACATCATCGTCGTCCAGCGATACAAAATCGCCGTAGCTGTTACTTTTGGTAAACAGTGCATTGCCAACTAAAACACCAGTTTTATGATAAAGATTGGGACTTAACCCCTTAAGCCTGCCTTCTTCGTTTACCAGTATGGTGTAATTGTGGTGGCCCAGTTTAAGTGTTACCGCCTCGATGTAGCCGTCAACAGCTTTCTGAAGTGTTTCCAGAGTGTTAGGAATCTCCCTAACTTGGGGGCTGTCATTAACAGGCAAATAGACTACCTTGATGCTCTCGCTCATTTCGTCACCTGCTCTCCGCGTTCGCAGTTATTACAGTCACCGTTACACTCGTTCGTTCCTTCTGTTAACTCGACAACGTCATCACACCACATGCCATAAAAGTTGCAGAACACCCCATAGGGGTAATATTGACTCATCACTCCACCTCCACTTTCCCTCCATATGGGCACCTTCCATCGACAAGTTCCGGGTCTTGAATCTCCTGAGCGCCCATCTTAATGCAAGCCGCTGGAAGGTCGGATGCGGGTGTCGGTATTTCCTCCAGGAAGTGCGGGCACTGTTTGCAACTTTCAACCTGGATTATCCGCACCTTGGTTCTCGCCCTACACAGGGGGCAAACCTTGTAAGCGTGTTGTTCCATCACTGCACCCCCAAAGCTTCCTTAGCCATACTCAGCCGCCTAAGCGCTTCCTTCTTGACCACCTCAGGTAGCTTGTCCCTCGCCGAAATATCCTCAATGATCTCCTGCATCTCCATAAACCGGGCCGCCCCCTCCTCAGCCAACAGGCCCAGGAAGTCTGCAATCCGCTCCTCCCGTTCCTCGGCGGCGTCCAGGTGCTCCCGGCTCAAAACCTCATGCCCTGGTCTCGCCGACAACAGCGGCACCAGCTCGGCATCACAGCGACCATCCTTGTCAACCGTTAACAACGCCACCTGCACTTCTCTGGTTAAATCGCTCGCACTCGCCGCAGTCCTGGCCAATGCCCCTGGGTTAACGAACAGCACCCCATCCTCACGGCGATGCACCCCAAATCCGGGATGATAGTGGCCGGAGATTACGACATCAGCGTTGGTCTCCACCTGGTCGATAAGTGTGTGTCGCATGTCATGGCCGGGGGAACTGTGCATCAGGTTGGCATGGACGATGTGAATTTTGGCCGTTGGCTGGTCCCGATGCGCCGGCAGCTCCGGAGCCATGAACTGGTTTGCGCCGGCCGGGGTGTCGGTTTCTGCGGTGTAGCCGTGGCCGGTTATCCTCACCCAGGGGGGTGGGCCCGGACAACTCTGCCAGACAAAACCGTCCCGGCAGGCATCATTTATCTCGCCGATCATCTGCATCAGGCCGTAAGGTGTGCGGGCGACACTTGCGAGATTTGAGCCGAAAATGTCGTGATTCCCCGGGATGGTTATAATCGGGTTGTTGAAATAGTTAAGTATCCGTATCAGCTCGCCTACAACCCACCAGGCGGTGTTGGGTGAATTGAAAATGTCGCCGGTCTGGATTACTGGGGCGTTGTGTTCACGGGACAACTCTTCAATTTCCAAGAGCTTCAAGGTCAAGGCCCCCACGTAGTGATCAGTGCGCGCTCGTGGGTTCGTGCCCCGCCAGTGGATGTCACCAACGATGATGAATTTAAGCATCAAATCAACCCCATTTCTACATCCTGGCAGTCTGGGCAGATGTCTTCCCACTCACCGTTGCGCTTTTTGCTCTGCCAGCCATTAGCTTTTTTGTAGTCCACAGCATCATCAAAGTCATTAAATATTTCTGGTGGCTCTTCACCACAAACATCGCAAGTTAAGAAATAAACATCTTGGCTACCATAAAATCTCTCAACGCTCATACCCTCGCCACCTCACTCACTCCATCTTTCTGCTCCACCCGATAAGCCACGTCTGCCACATCGGCCAAGGCCTCCTGGTGGGTAATGAGGATAATTTGACGCCCCGTGCGCTGAGCATATTGCTTCAAAAACTCAGCAACATTGGGGGCGAACTCCCGTGACACATGCTTCCCGGCTTCGTCCAGTATTACCGGCCCCTCAGGCTTGGGCCTTGCAAGCTCCAGCAAGGCCAACCTCAACGCCAGACTGACCACATCGGTAATCCCTCCGCCCCGAGCGTCCTCCGGATTGGCCGTCACGGTGATTGGCCCGGCCAACTCATCACCACCGGGGGCATTATACTGCGAGATAACCTGCCATTCGGCCGCCGGCTTGTTGGCCACCGTTTTCAGCTGGATCCTAAACTCCAGCCGGCTGTCCTCGAAAATTGCCTGCAGCGCAGCCGTGACTGTCTGCTCCACCCTGGCCTTCAGCTGCTCCCTGGCGAACTCGGACACCTTGCCGAACAGCGTTTGGACTTGCTCCCAGTCAGCGATGTCTGCCTCGGCTGATGTGAGCTCTTGTCGCGCGGCGTTGAGCTGCTCTTCCAAGGCCTCTTTACGGCCCTTGAGCTGGTCGTGTTTGGTTCGGAGTTGCCTGGTCTTTTGCTCCAGCGATTGGAGTCGGTTCATGATTTCACCTTCAGCAGTTCGGGGTTGTCGTGGATGTTACCGATGACCTCGTATAAACTAGACTGTATTGCGATAAAGTCAATTGTATTTAGTAAGTGTGGATGCTCTATGTTTGGCTTATGTGCTCGGAAGCTAGCTCTCAACTTATCCCACGTTACAACAAACGGCTTTTGCGAAACGCCATACCCTGCATCTCCGGGCGAAAACTTGAAATAGGCCTGAACAATATCTCCCTCGTAAATCTCCATGCCGTTTTTGTCCACTCGTCCGATGTATTGCCCAACGGTGTTGACGCAGACGATGTGCGACTTGTACGTATACGACCCAAGAGGGTTGTTATTGCTCGATTCGCTTAAAATCACAGTTTTGTCGGGCAGGACGACTATGCCCCCATAAACCCATTCGCCATTATCCGGTCGCTTGCCCCTGAATTCAATCTTTCTCATAGCCCCTCCGTCTCATTCATAATCCCCTCGGCCCGTTCAAGCGTTTCCAGAATCACCTTGTCCAAGCGTTCAATCTCCCCGTCCAGCTGGTCAGGCTTTAACCCATATTCCCGCTGCAGCTCCTCAGTCAGTCGCTTGATTTCGACCTCAGCATGGTCTAAGTTAGCCTCGGCCCTGGCCTTCTCGGTCTTGGCTTTTTCAATCTTTCCCCGCAGCTGTTCCATCCTGCCGGCAACATCGTTAATATCCATCTACACTACCCCCTTGATTTTTGTCGAATCTATTTCGCCACCGCAGGTCGGGCACTGTCCGGCCTCAACCAGGGCGTCCTTATATGCCCCGGTGTATTGGGCTAGCTTGTGCTCAGCCCCCTCCACCATCTGCTTGCTGGCATCAGCCCGGAACTCAGCGCCGATGAGCGCCTTGTTGATGGCCTTAAGCTCACTCAGCTTCGGCGCAACCTCAGCCGCCTCTGTCAGGTCAATCTCGGCCCAACCAATCTTCCTAGCTAACCCGTCCCGGCAGTCCTCAGCCTTCCATTTGGCATCCTCGGCGGCATGGAGCTGGGAGCGGATTTTCTTTATCCCAGCCAGCTTTTGCGAGTCGCGTTGCACCCCCTCACAAAGACACCATGCTTCTCCTATCTTGGCCGTCTTTGCAAGGACTTTTTCCGCAATATTTTTTAGGGTGCCGTTATTCCAGAGGTGTCCTTTGGTGCCGGTAAGTTCGAATTGCAGGTCAAGGCTTGCTCCGGCCTTAAAGGCAAGAATTTCAGCCTCCGACACCACCGCCAGCTTGGCCAAAACCGCTTGCCACTGCTGGGCCTGTCCCTGCCTTGCGTGCAGCTTGTCCCGGACTGCTCGCAGTCGTTGAATCCGCTCCACATCGTTCCTGGCCTGGGCAATCAAGCTCTCCAGCTGCTCCACCAACTCACCCAGCCGGGGCAACCCCTTGAACTGCTCCAGCTGAGTCTGCAGCTCATCAATCCGAGCCTTGGCACGCTCTCTGTCCTGTTTCCGTCTATGTAGGTCCGTGCCGAGGAGTTTGTTGGCGTGGTCAATTTCTTCCGTGCCTGCAAGTTTACCGAGTATGCGTGCCCGTGCGCCGACGCTGATAATGGAGCCAAGGAACGGGCCGTCCAGCTGCTCAGCCAGGTTCAGGTTGAGCGGCACATCGCCCACCATTGTCTGGCGGACCCCGGTTAGCTCTTGCACCTCAATGGGCACCTCGTTGCCGAAGCCTTCAAGTGTGGTGTAGCCATCCTCGAAGTAATCGCCTTTGAATACTTCATATCTATTCACCCCAGCGCTACGCTGCCGAGACACAACACCATTTATGAGCGTGACTGACACCATGGCCTTCTTGGCCCCAACCCGGATAAACTCATTGCCATGGGGCCGGTTATACAAGACCCATTTCAGCGCCCGGATGATGGCTGTTTTCCCAGAGTCGCTAGGTCCAGTAATTACCGTCAACTGCCCAGGCGGCGCCGGCTCGATTTCAGTCTTTTTATGGGATTGGAAGTTCTCAACGGTTAGCTTATTGATTACGCTCATCCCGAATCACCATCAGTGGCATTGTCTTCACTGTGCAGTTCTTTCAGCCGATCAAGGTAAGAGTTGACCGCAAAGCCAATTTTGGCATGTGCATCGACGAGATCATCGGCCAGCCACTCACCAACGTTCTGCCCGTGGCACATGATAGGGTTAATCACAGCATCAACAACCTGCTGAACGAAATCACCACTAATGCTAACCACCGTAGCTTTTACAACGGTTTCATAGAGATTCTCATCATTTTTCATATAACTGCTCCTTTATCTGGTAATAAAAAACCGGGGGCTATGTGCCCCCGGCATTCCTTGGAGGGCTTGTCCTGGCAACCTGTTCCTAGTAACCTTCCTCTTCGTTGTCCGGACTCTGGTATGCGCCCTCAGCTGGCGCGGACTCGGTGTTGTATTCTGTGCTATCGATGGCGACTGACCTCATGGCCGGCTTCATCGTCCGGGCGTAGTCTTTGATGGCCTTTTTCTCGGCCGGGGTCAAATCAGCAGCCTTAGCGAACGAGACCTTGCTATACTCGATGCCGCCCTCGTTGCGGTCCTTTTCAAGCTTGGCCACAGTCACAACAGAGTAGTAGTGCTTGAGCTTGTTGGTCAGTCGCTGCACATACTGCTTCCAGTTGCCGATGCTGGTCGGCGGTAGAGCCAGGAGCACCGGGAAAACTGAATCCTCCTGCAGGATATAAACTCGATACATATTCTTGCAGGCCTTACCACGACCGCTCTTCGGGTCGCTGCCCCACTGGTTCTTCGGGCACTTTGCGCAGGCTTGTCCAGCCGGGATGCCATGTTCTTCGCTGCCAGTTCCGGTCTTGCAATCCATGCTGGAACAGGTGGGAGCGTTCTTCTCGCCACTAAACTCATCGTGCCACCAGGCGTTTATGGGATAGTAGTCGACCACAACGCCCTTGAGCTCCTTGACCGGAGTCGGTTCCCCGGCTTCGTCGACAACTTCAAAACTGATTCCACCACCGCTGGGGATCTTCACCTTGTCGAACTTGAACTGGCCTTCCATACCCTCCAGGTTTTCCTGCATGACCTCCAGCGCCTCTTCCTTTTGGGTCAGCGCCGGCAGGTTGATGGTGGCTTGCGGATCGGGTTGAGTCGCAATGTCGGTGCTTTCTTGTGTTGCAACTTCGGTGTTTTTGTTGTTGTCACTCATTTACATACCTCCAGATGATTTTGATTGATTAGATCCAGGCTTCCCTAGTGAGCAAAAAGAGCCAGTATTGAGGAAAACTTCTCTCCTGTAACGCTTTATGCGGGCGCTGTGAAGTCTTTTGCAGTGAGTGCAATACCATCCGCCAAAGCAATACCATCCGCCAAAGGCGAGGACTAAGTGTTCTCCAATGTTGTTCAAAAACTCGATGAGCTTTCGACAAGGTGATGAGAAGTAGAACTCCCACACACTATACTTCTCAGGTTTCTGACGCCGCTTCATCCTAATATCCTTCCTCTCTGTCCCTCGCCGCAGCCACCTCCTGGGCACTTATCCCGACGCTCCCGCCGCTTCCGTTGCCAACCTCGCCACCAGGCTCGAACCCAGCCAGCAGTCTCAGCTCAGCTGTGGTCAGCTCGGCAATCACCCGGTAGCTCCGATACTTGTCGACAATCTCATCCAGCTCATCCTTGGCCCCTTCGTAGTCCGCTTTGGCTGCCCGCTGTTCCTTCTGGGCTTCTAGGTATGTTGGGTCGTGGGCTTTGCGGCGAGTCAGCTCTGCAGCCCTCGCCTTTTCGTTGCTAAAAACTGCCTTGCCGGTCTCCGGATCGGTCTCGGCGCTGATGTCGGTCATCAGGTCGGCTTCGGCCAGCTTGAGGCCTTGCTCTGCGTTCTGAAGGCCTTCATACATCGACCGCAGGTCTTCCTTGCGCTGACGGATTTCAAGCGGCGCCTCCCGTAGGAAGGTCTTGATGGCCTTCGTCTCATACTGGACTAGCAACATTTCCGCGCTTTTCATGGCGCACCCCCTTGATTTGTTTTTGTTTTATTGTTTACTGCTGCTATGATTATCGAACTTAGTTTTTCAATGGTGTCTCTGTCTTGGTGGAGGGCAAGGTGCTTCAGCGTCAGTTCCTCGCCTATTGTGAGCTCGACGTTACCAATAGCGGATTTTAGGATTTCAAGCTTTCTTTCTTCGAGAACACCCATCTTTCGAAATTCCCCCTGTCTTGCCGTTTAATCACCAGCGAAATAATCAACGATGATTCGTTGCCGTTGCCCCTCCCCCCCCTCTGACAGTCCGTCCTCCGTTTCCCCGGATTCCGGCGTTTTTTGATGGTCCCTCGGCAGGGGAGGGGGGAGGATGTCAAAGATCATAAAGATCAGAATCACAATCAGCAGCTTGTAGAGTGACCAGAAAACATCAATCAAGCCCTCTCACCCACTTGTACCCTGCCGCTTGCCTTGCCACTTTGGGCTGTATTGACTTTGCCACTTTGGGCTGTGTTGACTTTGCTCGCCCGGTTAGTGGTGTTTTCTAGGATTGCGCCTAGGCGGACGTTGTGGCCGGTGAGAAACTTGTGTTGACGGGCATGCTCCTGGACAGTCTCCCGGCAGGTGCCCTGGCTAACTGTAGCTTTGCACTTGTCACATCGCGCAACCCACATGCTCTGCATCGCCTTGGTTAAAATCATTATCCACCTCCTCCCTGCCTAGGGGGCCATCCATCCATTTAATGAACCTAGCCGTGTTGATGTAATAGCTCCACCGGCCTGACATTTTTACCGCGGCACCAAAGGGAAATTGCGGACAAGGTA
Coding sequences within:
- a CDS encoding DUF3846 domain-containing protein, which codes for MSESIKVVYLPVNDSPQVREIPNTLETLQKAVDGYIEAVTLKLGHHNYTILVNEEGRLKGLSPNLYHKTGVLVGNALFTKSNSYGDFVSLDDDDVHLVKEWIKLSRLAIGQGGFW
- a CDS encoding DNA repair exonuclease, which codes for MLKFIIVGDIHWRGTNPRARTDHYVGALTLKLLEIEELSREHNAPVIQTGDIFNSPNTAWWVVGELIRILNYFNNPIITIPGNHDIFGSNLASVARTPYGLMQMIGEINDACRDGFVWQSCPGPPPWVRITGHGYTAETDTPAGANQFMAPELPAHRDQPTAKIHIVHANLMHSSPGHDMRHTLIDQVETNADVVISGHYHPGFGVHRREDGVLFVNPGALARTAASASDLTREVQVALLTVDKDGRCDAELVPLLSARPGHEVLSREHLDAAEEREERIADFLGLLAEEGAARFMEMQEIIEDISARDKLPEVVKKEALRRLSMAKEALGVQ